TCGCGTCGACTTCTGTCGGCCGTCCACGCTCCAGGTCTTCCCACATCGATGAGCGAGCGACCGGATCGATCGCCAACAGTCGGGACGCGAGGCGACGAAACCAGGTGTCTGGCATCTCCAGCACGCGCGGCAGCCATGGCGGCGGCAGCGGCGTGAGTTTGGCGGGGTGGATACCCGCCGCAGCGAACACGGCAATCGCTTCGCGCTGCGCCAACGCAAGGCAGCGCCGCCAATCGCGCTGCGAAAGCTCTTCCTTCAGCGGTACGTTAGCCAACGCGTTGATGGCGTTGTTGAGGTTGAGCAATAGCTTGGCAGCAAGCACCGCAGGCATATCGGTACGTGGCATGAGCGCGAGGCCGGACGCCTCGAACACCGGCAGGAATGCCTTGAGCGAATCGTGCGCCTCGACCATCAGTTCGCCGCTGGAACCCTGGTGGAAATCGCCGGGAATGCGCTGCAATACGTTGAACGGCACCATGCCGGCGAGCACCGGGCGACCCGGCAGCGCCTCGCGCAAAATGGCCGCGTTGTGCAGGCCATTCTGGAAGCTCACCACCGGCACGCCTGGCGCGATGACGGGCGCAAGCTCCCTCGCCACGGTTTCCGTGGCCGAGGATTTCACCGTCACCAGCACTAGGTGTGCCTTGGCGGCGGCGAACGGGTCCACCTGTAGTTCCAGATCGCGCGTGGCTACGTGTTCATGGGCGCCTTGCAGATCGCTCCAGTCGAGTCCGCCGTGGATGCGCCACGCATCGATGACGCGGCGACGGCCGATGCAGGTGATTCGCGCGTGCTCATGCAACCGGGCCGCAAGATAGCCGCCCACGCTACCCGCGCCGTAGATGGCGATGCGTGGCAGCGCATGCGCGCTCATGCGACGACCTTTGCCGCAGCGCGACCCGCAATGCGGCCGGAGAACAGGCAGCCGCCCAGGAAGCTACCTTCCAGCGCGCGATAGCCGTGCAGACCGCCGCCGCCAAACCCCGCCGCTTCGCCCACGGCGTAAAGACCCGGCAGAGGTTGGCCGTCGTGGTCAAGCACGCGCGCATCGAGATCGGTTTCCAGTCCGCCCAGCGTCTTGCGTGTGAGGATATTCAAGCGCAC
This genomic window from Dyella terrae contains:
- a CDS encoding 2-dehydropantoate 2-reductase; protein product: MSAHALPRIAIYGAGSVGGYLAARLHEHARITCIGRRRVIDAWRIHGGLDWSDLQGAHEHVATRDLELQVDPFAAAKAHLVLVTVKSSATETVARELAPVIAPGVPVVSFQNGLHNAAILREALPGRPVLAGMVPFNVLQRIPGDFHQGSSGELMVEAHDSLKAFLPVFEASGLALMPRTDMPAVLAAKLLLNLNNAINALANVPLKEELSQRDWRRCLALAQREAIAVFAAAGIHPAKLTPLPPPWLPRVLEMPDTWFRRLASRLLAIDPVARSSMWEDLERGRPTEVDAINGEVVRLAERHHVAAPVNARLVALLHEAEQSRRSWSAQDLLDELQSTPLGYSSAAP